The nucleotide window CGGAAGCTTCCCGGCTCCCTGCTGAGCCTTCAACCAGGGCTTACAATATCTGACGCCCCATCCATGATCATGTGTTTCCATCGTCACATCCCATAGGAATTCGCCAAACCAGGAGTTGTGGCTCTTTCCGATAGCCCCGATCAATCAGCCCGCACATCTTCAAAACATAAAACTTCATCATTTGCTGGAAAATTCACCGAGGCCTTCCGAGTTCGCTCACGTATTGCGTCCGCTTGATGTCAGTCAGAGTCAAAACATTGCCTCAGCTTGCCAAACAAAAAACAGCCATGTCACAGGCCCTCAAGATCAGGGCTGCTGACATCTCGCAATTCCCTGGTAGGCAGCCAACTCAGCCGGGAACTCCTCTTCAAAGATCTCAGCTGCGTAGCTGTACCAGTCACTGTTCGCCTCGGAAGTTCTCGCCTCGAAGAACCGTGCGTACTCCCACCAAACTGGATACTGTCCTGCGCAGTCCCAACCAAGGATCCAgctgatgaggttgttggaGACAACAATGTTCTTGGGGCACAAGGCCCCATGGGTGAGCACCGAAGGATAATCAACACGAAATTGAGAGATCAAGGCCTTGGAGACAGCTTTGGGCACCGACTCATACATAGTTGACATGAGAAGTGCCATGAACTGCTTCTGGTTGGGACTTGGGCGAATTGCGTAGTAGGTATGGTCAGGGTGCTTATCTTGAAGCAAGGTGTAAGGTCCTGACTCGATAGATCCTAGAGGAAAACCTGCCCCCTGCTTGCTCTCATTCCGCATCTTGTGGAGGAGGTTGCGGAGTTGCCTGGCGTACATATACTTTTCACTATTTGTCAGTCTAGACCAAACATCCTCAAGCAACTCGCCAATCACGGTGCGGGTAATGGCgccttctgaagaagagatgtCCTGGTCATGAAGGGACAGAGGGAGAGCTCGAGTATGGCCCAGCACAGACAGTTTCTCATGCTGGACCATTCCAGCattggagatgagaaaggTATATGTCTTAGGCTTGCCAGGCGCATCATTCTTCTTGCTCGGAGCGGCC belongs to Fusarium musae strain F31 chromosome 9, whole genome shotgun sequence and includes:
- a CDS encoding hypothetical protein (EggNog:ENOG41) — encoded protein: MSAPDPAPGPAPEPASGPSVPPAPDVTAMNPERIRMLAEAPREKSPKPALFFKREGSLPPFMKTGANGDALGDWSNRSSRGSQKPDGGSFKRSISELMMEAKEKRVQKDKKPKITHAAKYYTDVQPLGHAPLPDDSTQYLTSLLRNRNLNLCLQAAPSKKNDAPGKPKTYTFLISNAGMVQHEKLSVLGHTRALPLSLHDQDISSSEGAITRTVIGELLEDVWSRLTNSEKYMYARQLRNLLHKMRNESKQGAGFPLGSIESGPYTLLQDKHPDHTYYAIRPSPNQKQFMALLMSTMYESVPKAVSKALISQFRVDYPSVLTHGALCPKNIVVSNNLISWILGWDCAGQYPVWWEYARFFEARTSEANSDWYSYAAEIFEEEFPAELAAYQGIARCQQP